In Triplophysa rosa linkage group LG2, Trosa_1v2, whole genome shotgun sequence, the genomic window TTACTGCAGTATGTGTTAgtaagtgtaaaataaaaaagtaatggcaaaaatgaaactgaaaatatttgatgaatTATTAACAGGTCATGGGTTTCAAATCCAGGTCATGCAAATACTGATTAAATGTCAAGTGATTACTTTGTAGAAAAGTGCCTGAGAAAGGAATGAACGTGAATGTAAATAAGTCTAATTTGCTATGATGTTTACTTTGAGACTGACCCATCATCTGTCGTTTTGCAGTCCTCAATATGGAGCCGGTCAGCAGTGTTGCTATGACGGCACTGGAGCTCAGGTGCTCACAGGGGACTCTATTGGTGGCAGCACCCCAGATCGAGGGCATGATTGGGGGTCGCCACCGTACAAAAAACCTCCTAGAGTTCCAGCATTCTCACACTGGAAGTATGATGTCATCAGTTTCTACTACTGCTGTCTGTGGTCAGATAACTGCGAGTATTACTTCACACACCGACCGTCTAGTGACTGCAGAACATACCGTCCTCCAAGAGCGGGTAACGAAAACAACTACTTAAATTTGCTTaattttatacactgtaaaacgaATACATGTCACAATATAAAAATAGGTTTTACAGTAGGTATAATAAATGTGCTCAAAGCTGCACACCGTAACATTTGcttctatatcgccatctctgtttgaaatataaaattgcagtttgcTTTAGTCTGACCTTTACCTGGGGTGAAATCACGTCGAACTGAAATGTCCTTCAACTGATATTTTTTCAATTAGCTGCTGTTCTCGGTGACCCGCACTTCGTGACATTCGACGGTGTGACTTTCACCTTCAATGGGAAAGGGGAGTACCATCTGGTTCATTCCTCAACCTATCAGCTGTCTGTGCAAGGAAGGGCTGAGCCAATGAAATCAGAGAGTGGTGAGTCGGTGAAAACTTCTGATATTTAGGATGCATAGAATCTCTATGACGTCTTGAAGTTTGTTCTGTACTTTCAGGTTCTGTCACTAATGCAACACGGCTTTGTTCTGTGGCCATGCGGGAGAAGGACTCTGATGTCATCGAGGTGCGGCTCGGAGACAAAGCAGATGAGCTGCAGGTGTTTATGAATCAGCAGGTGCTTACGTTCTCTGAGCAGAAATGGATGGACCTTAAAGGTAAGACCTGGAtatgtttaaatttaaaattactttaatacaaaagaaacaaaatgttttctaaTGCTTCAAATAGATGTCAATATGCAATAAgtgttgtttatatattttttgtagtaCACGTGTATTATCCTGGCGTGTATTACGATCTATTGTGTTCTGTCTTTTTTTctagatgtttttgttttttcccccaAACCCTCTAATGTGACGGTAATGTTTCCGTCTGGGACGGGGGTTGAGGTCAGAGCAAGTGCAGGGGTCATGACCCTTACTGTTCTACTGCCCCTTGACTTTCAGAACCACACACAGGGGCTGCTCGGTACAATGAACAATGACCCTGAGGATGATTTTACGTCCAGTAACGGTGGAATGATCCCACTCAACAGCAGTGCAAAGGACATATTCACACATAGTGCTAGCTGTGAGTAACACTGGACTTCACTTACGTTTCACTGTACTTTCACTTTTACCTCAGTCCTCTCATATGTGCATATTAAAGTTTTTAGCGCAGAAATTGATGATGGAGTCACTCGACAAATACAGATCAGGAGCTGACACAACACCACAGCTGGTGTCAATGGGGTTCCAGAGCAGTTACAAAAACctcaattcaatttaattgcACATTGGTTCCGAAACATCTGCGAACAACAAAATAATACACAAGAGAACATTTAAACCAATCCGTTTGAGTGCTGTGTTTAATTCCACAACGCTTTAGAAATGTAATAAACATGATGCATCAATCGCGAGGAAACATGAGGTCATCTCCAAAATGTGTCTTTCCAAAGTCCAATGTGTTTTTCTCACCAGGGGCCGTTACGAATGAAACTTCACTGTTCACTTACGACTCAACCCACCTCCTGGATGAATATTATTACGCCCCAAAGCACGATCCATCTTTCATCCCAGTATTTTCTGTGGCCGAAGACCCCGAGGACCCCCTGCTGGAGCCGACGCTGCTGATGTGTTCAGGGCAGGGGGCGGAGTTCTGTAAATATGACGCGCTAATCACACGCAGCCTGGAACAAGGCAATGCAACACTGCTATCCTTCCGGAGTCATACGTCCATCAAGACTGCTCTGCAATCTGGTGAGTGTATTCAGAGGAACCAGAAAACAGTTGATGAAGTGgtccagaaaataaccatcaatCAGGGTCCTGTActtaaaaaacaagaataatCGTTTACATTGGAAGCTTTTTTTACAACACGGTAACACTTTAcgataaggttgtatttgttaactttagtaaatgcattagctatcatacactaacaatgaacaatatagttttttcagtatttattgatccttgttaatgttagtgaatggccaatacagttattcatgttaggtCATGGTGCATTAGCTAACgacatttgattttaaacatgtattagtaaatgctgaaattaacatgaactaagatgaataaatgctgtaggagtattgttcattgttagttcctGTTAGCAAATTCATTAACTAATTGTTTACTAATACAACCTTTTTGTGAAGTGTTACCGAAAACTCCCAAAACATGCTTGGATTTatgcatttgaaaaaaatgGCCCGTAAGATAAGAACTTAAATTAAGTTATATTACAAGTCTTAAAATAAGAAAGCATGTTACCATAAAACAAATGGCACACTTTAGCATCATTTTAAGAGTGTTTGTTATTTgcgctatttttattttatacaattttatataATATCTTCAATAAAGGTGTTTTGTTGTTACTGTACCTGAAAGCAAATAGTTAGCAATTCCAGCTTTATAAATGTGACTTTTGCAGttaaaacttgaaataaactctcaaagAAAGTATTATTTTGCTGCCAATATATTGacccatctgtttatattttcctaTCAAATAGGAAAATCAAAAATATCAGTTTAcacacattttctatttaagatGAGGGACATAAACacgcattatggatgtgacaaaaaaagaaaacaagtgttTGAGAGATGACATACAGTGCTTTGTAggattttaatgaattaaagtGCACAAAatagaagcaataatacccaacaatgGACCGTGAAGGTTGTGACAATTCttgactttaaaaaaatcatgctttaaaaactttgcaAGACCTTACATAAGTATTTAAACCATCAAATGCAGTTTGGTGAAAATCTtggaaaatcattatttttcatggtaaggttcgACATTTGCATGTTATTGCCCAGTAGCTTTGGGTTTTTGCACACGCTCACACAGGTCTTATCAAATGTTCTGCTTTATGTCTTATGATAAAGATGAATTTCAACACTACAGTGTCATCACAAAATCAGATGTGTTGATGAACTTTAAACATCATCACATGCTGATTAAATCGCAACAAATTATAAATTTGATCTTTGACTCAAAAACAATTGCATATTACATAAGCATAACTTTTGATATGATTATCTTATCAGTTATTAAAACCTATTTGTGATATGGTGTAATAATAGGAGGTTTTTGTTCTTCTGCAATGGTCTTTTTGATCTTAGTGCAATCCTGTGGTTGGTTATCACCACCCTACCATGGCCAGAAGGATGGAACCTTGTACCTAGAAGGAGCAACGGTCACATTCTCGTGTCATGATGGATACCGTCTCTATGGATCTCAGGAACGCACCTGCGACGGGGACGGAAAATGGTCCGGACAGGAGACAAGCTGTGTGGCTGGTGGGTAAAGCAAGGTTTTATATCtggataaaataaaatatgaattgttTCAGCAGAGTGTTAAGTGCTGTCatacatttaatacattttatgtacTGCATGACATCACAGCTTGTGGGAGGGGCTTCATCTCCAGTGGTCCCACTGTGTTCAAAGCAATAAGTAGCAGTTCcgaaattattttatacaaaacCGCCACTAGGTGGCAGTGTTTGCCCTTTCAAAATTTACATCTGCCTGTGGTCATTCTTTAAAGGCcagttttttactttttcttgtttattcCATTAAATCAATATAAGCACTTTTTTATTAATCCGTTCAACTGAGCCAAACAGTCGCCAGTCATTTTTTGATGTCTCAGACATCCATAAACTTTTTCAGTGAGATAGCCATGAACATCTCCCATCAGTCAGACAGGCATTCACACATAAAACCCACTGATCCATCAgtcagacaaacagacagacatcaCAATAACTGGAACCCCTGCAGACTTATTACAGACAGACCTGGATGTGCTTAAGTTTGTTAACTCTTGACCTCTCGGTCTCCGAGCAGAACCGCACACTTCCTCTCGATACAGATCTACAGGATGGATCTGTTTAGAATCTGATTTGGATCCTCTCCATCAAACACACGGATCACTTATTCCTCCCCCGCAGATTTGCTGCCCTTTAAGGGGTTAAGTTTGGTAACCGGAgagccaaaacaaaaacagcgtGCTTTATAAAAGCCCGTGAGCCAAATAATCTTCCACtgaaataattcatttattgaaAACACGCTATCTCAAACATAGTGGATGATTTGTAACGAAATACGTCCAGTAGTTGAGTTCAGCCAGTGCAGTTTGTCACATTTGATATTGATCGGCTAGCCTTTTATTGGTAAAAGCTGTTGCAAATGTAATAGATTTCATTCACAAAGTAATGCGTGTAAATTGCAAGCTTAGTTGTGCAATAAAGTAAGTGGATTCCATCAGGTGTGTACACATCATTTTTTCCCCTCATTTGAAGAAAGGGACTATTCTACATAACGAATATAAACTGTATACTCTTAAGACTTTCTGCACAAACTCAACTTTAAAgccatttgtcattttttgcaaacaTACAGTGTATCCTTATGCTGCTGAAATGCACAGAATAgtcacaaaataaaaccaagGATTTCGATATTTAAGATCAGTTTATATAATAACATTTATAGGGGTTTTATTTATATGCAGAACTTTCCCAGATCAAGTTATAACACATTATTTTTGTTACtctgaaataattaaaacattatagGGCAACttttatatttctaaaatatttatataacctGAATCACAAGGTTTTATGTACAAATATATGTTCAGTGGACAAAACCCAATATGTTCGCTGTTTTACTGATCCACTGTAGTCCGGTTTTTGTATTAATACATTATAATCACAACATTTATTAACAGGACTTGATCATCATATTTATAAAGACAGGTTTTACACTCACACACAGTtgcaggtttgtgtgtgtaccTTGTTTACCATTGGCTCTCTGAGAGTCATTTTTCTATTACTGAAGCATTAGTCTTTCCCTCTGTTCACTGTCCAGCATCTCACACGGCTACAGTAAATAGATCATTATTTACCATTAGGAAATAGTCTGAAAGTGTTTGTCTTGATATATGGGCACTCCCACACACGCTACTTCTCACAATACTGTGATGTGGGTGGGTAATGCACCAGCCCGGGAGGTTTAGTAAACTTTTGGCACTGATGTTAATTGAAGTAGTTTTTTTGTCGCTTTGGCAGTGCATGTACAGATTGTTGATGTTTTGAAACACCAGACAACATTTTCTACCAAGGAGTAGGTCTTTATAGGCTAGTCTGATATCAGTTCATGTGTGAGAAAGGAATACAGTTCTTCTACTCCTTACCGTTATCTCTTACTTCATAACCTGTCTGTATtcttttctatttatttgtcTTTCTCTTCTACAGTCTCTCCTCTTCCCTGCATCAGTCTTTCCAATACACCTGGCCGTCTCTCTCTACATATATCTCCTCTCTTGTCTTTTTCTCCGTACGCATCTGTGTCTTTCTTCCTACCTGCCTCTTTCTCCCGCACCTGTCTGTCCCCCACTGTTCTTTCCTttgatctctctctcctcatcctgtctttctctccctcttacCTGTCTCTCTCACCATCTGTCTCTCCCCATTTATCTCAGTCTCCTatacctgtctctctccactTATCTCACTCTTCCATACCTGTCTCTCTCccccatctgtctgtctctccccacTTATCTCAGTCTCCTATACCTGTCTCTCCCCACTTATCTCAGTCTCCTATACCCATCTCTCTccccatctgtctgtctctccgcACTTATCTCAGTCTCCTATACCTGTCTCTCTccccatctgtctgtctcaccCCACTTATCTCAGTCTCCTATACCTGTCTCTCTccccatctgtctgtctctccccacTTATCTCAGTCTCCTATACCTGTCTCTCTccccatctgtctgtctcaccCCACTTATCTCAGTCTCCTATACCTGTCTCTCTccccatctgtctgtctcaccCCACTTATCTCAGTCTCCTATACCTGTCTCTCTccccatctgtctgtctctccccacTTATCTCAGTCTCCTATACCTGTCTCTCTccccatctgtctgtctcaccCCACTTATCTCAGTCTCCTATACCTGTCTCTCTccccatctgtctgtctcaccCCACTTATCTCAGTCTCCTATACCTGTCTCTCTccccatctgtctgtctcaccCCACTTATCTCAGTCTCCTATACCTGTCTCTCTccccatctgtctgtctctctctccccactTATCTCAGTCTCCTATACCTGTCTCTCCCCACTTATCTCACTCTTCCATACCTGTCTCTCTCCCCCATCTGTCTGTCGCTCCCCACTTATCTCAGTCTCCTATACCTGTCTCTCCCCACTTATCTCAGTCTCCTATACCTGTCTCTCTccccatctgtctgtctctctctccccactTATCTCAGTCTCCTatacctgtctctctccactTATCTCACTCTTCCATACCCGTCTCTCTCCCCCTGTCTCTCTCCAGTTATCTCAGTCTCCTATACCTGTCTCTCCCCACTTATCTCACTCTTCCGTACCTGTCTCTCTccccatctgtctgtctctctccactTATTTTACTCTCCCATACCTGTCTCTCCCACCACTTATCTCACTCTCCTTTTTGAATTTTGAGAATTCTACATTTATGATAAGAATGTGAA contains:
- the susd2 gene encoding sushi domain-containing protein 2 isoform X2, which translates into the protein MLYKSQDKILLFIFIVLLQLLRRTAAQCARSCGQKLNTCSCHTTCESFKDCCADYKHFCLDIKPYSGSLLGGTDFEILHVTFEQNINLTCRFKSDILTEGYVDVNGTGHCMSPMLYESGWIPFEVSTDGVSYDRSGRWMSVHHSKLSPFHKIILGNATQWQYYGTPNVGGDLSMIWIPSLIKAKTVNVELWGYNETGVAYSSNWEAEWKYLYTVGRDVPNNGVFSFTPQPAEKPYFLWDLGSMRVSPSTKPDGAQDVNALWTVAYAVAWHLEEAFRKDSAGWALEKCLIWDQEEKAMPSFQTEITDCPCTLAQARADIGRFHTDYGCDIEAGSLCTYHPGAIHCVRAIQGSPQYGAGQQCCYDGTGAQVLTGDSIGGSTPDRGHDWGSPPYKKPPRVPAFSHWKYDVISFYYCCLWSDNCEYYFTHRPSSDCRTYRPPRAAAVLGDPHFVTFDGVTFTFNGKGEYHLVHSSTYQLSVQGRAEPMKSESGSVTNATRLCSVAMREKDSDVIEVRLGDKADELQVFMNQQVLTFSEQKWMDLKDVFVFSPKPSNVTVMFPSGTGVEVRASAGVMTLTVLLPLDFQNHTQGLLGTMNNDPEDDFTSSNGGMIPLNSSAKDIFTHSASWAVTNETSLFTYDSTHLLDEYYYAPKHDPSFIPVFSVAEDPEDPLLEPTLLMCSGQGAEFCKYDALITRSLEQGNATLLSFRSHTSIKTALQSVQSCGWLSPPYHGQKDGTLYLEGATVTFSCHDGYRLYGSQERTCDGDGKWSGQETSCVAERQRDYRTTR
- the susd2 gene encoding sushi domain-containing protein 2 isoform X1, whose amino-acid sequence is MLYKSQDKILLFIFIVLLQLLRRTAAQCARSCGQKLNTCSCHTTCESFKDCCADYKHFCLDIKPYSGSLLGGTDFEILHVTFEQNINLTCRFKSDILTEGYVDVNGTGHCMSPMLYESGWIPFEVSTDGVSYDRSGRWMSVHHSKLSPFHKIILGNATQWQYYGTPNVGGDLSMIWIPSLIKAKTVNVELWGYNETGVAYSSNWEAEWKYLYTVGRDVPNNGVFSFTPQPAEKPYFLWDLGSMRVSPSTKPDGAQDVNALWTVAYAVAWHLEEAFRKDSAGWALEKCLIWDQEEKAMPSFQTEITDCPCTLAQARADIGRFHTDYGCDIEAGSLCTYHPGAIHCVRAIQGSPQYGAGQQCCYDGTGAQVLTGDSIGGSTPDRGHDWGSPPYKKPPRVPAFSHWKYDVISFYYCCLWSDNCEYYFTHRPSSDCRTYRPPRAAAVLGDPHFVTFDGVTFTFNGKGEYHLVHSSTYQLSVQGRAEPMKSESGSVTNATRLCSVAMREKDSDVIEVRLGDKADELQVFMNQQVLTFSEQKWMDLKDVFVFSPKPSNVTVMFPSGTGVEVRASAGVMTLTVLLPLDFQNHTQGLLGTMNNDPEDDFTSSNGGMIPLNSSAKDIFTHSASWAVTNETSLFTYDSTHLLDEYYYAPKHDPSFIPVFSVAEDPEDPLLEPTLLMCSGQGAEFCKYDALITRSLEQGNATLLSFRSHTSIKTALQSVQSCGWLSPPYHGQKDGTLYLEGATVTFSCHDGYRLYGSQERTCDGDGKWSGQETSCVADNTLAIVLGSVGAVLAVVIMVIAIVVYTKQQKKEAKRLQDNKVTYYASNL